GGCGCAGGGGAgctgtggggaggtggggattgGGCCTTGCCAGGCGGCCCCGCAGGAAGTGGGGCCAACAGGGCTTCTCCAGCCGAGTTGGGAAATGCCTCTGGAGATTGTTGGACGTGATTGTGTAATCCCCGAGTTACGATGGTTCCTGAGCTCAGCCCTGCACTGGGTGATCTAGGAGCGCGTCCTCTTGGGCTTCCAGAGGCCGCTGCCTGCCATGTGCCTGCGATGCAGGTGTCCATGACCCAGGTGCTCCAGGGGCCCTTCCTCCCAAGGGCAGCAGAAGAAGCAGGTCTGGAAAACCGGAGAATTTGGGTTTGGATTTCAGTTCTGCAGCTCATGGCCTCTGGTGCCCTGGCTCCATTCTCCAAACTCAGAGTTTAATCTTTGTAGCCGTAAAAGACCAACTTCATAGAGACTCCATGGCCACCGGAGGCGACCGGGTGAGGGGACATCCGACCAGGGAGCAGGTTTGGCTGAGCGTGGAGTGAGAGCACCCTGGACACCGTGCCCGAGACTGAAGGGCCACAGCTGTGACCCTTCGGGTCTCGTCCTCCTTTAAACTTCAGGAAACGGGGTGCCGAGGGGTCAGGTTGCAGAAGGACATAAAGCcaataatataaacatataagcTGAAAATAAAAGCTGGGACTCCTCCTACTGTGCCACTCTGTCTCATAGGGAACAAGGATGGATCCTGAGTAGGCTCCTTAGAACACATCCTGATTATTAAAACAATAGTTTTCAAAGCTCAGTTTCTCAGAAAGTCCATCAAACCTGGTCCAGGTGCACCTGCCCCTTATCCCCTGTTTGAAGCATCTGCCCTGTTGGCGGGAGGCTGGCATCACTGTTAGGAGACTCACCAGCACATTTGTCTAGAGGATCTCTCAAAAATTATCAAGACTTTTTGCAATAAAGGGAAATATGTTAAATGTATTTTAGGTCATTTTCAccaatttctattattttaattcacttattcattcaacaaacatgtattaATATCTGTGTTCTAGATGATGTACTGGCTGCTGTGAGTTTATTTTAAGGTGCTCTGTCTAGTGAGGGGAAACGTTTTCAAGAAACTGCCCTTCAGGAAGATAAGCACCATATTCTGAATGATATAACTCTTTCAGAAAGATTGAATTTTGGGAAGTATTCCAAGTATGTGACATCCAAGCCAGGTCTTATGTATTACAGGATGTGCAAAAACCTCATAGAAAagctgaaaattctgaaaaattactGAGCTATACCTATAGAAAATCTCAATATCTAATTGATGTACTGTACTTCAAACTCATGACATTAATGAAAGTAGAATATTTAAATCATGAATGCAATGAAAATTGTAAGGACAAAGCagaaatgtacattttatatgtactgcaaaaaatatataatattttaaaaatattaccacTAATTCTTCACTAGGAATTTAAACGAATGAACAGATTTTCCTCTTAGAAAATTATGTTTGTGTTTTGGACACCAGGAAATGAGATGCCTGCAGATCTACAGACACGGAAAGGAAAGCTAGTCATGTGGTTCTGGGAGAACCAACCAGAAGGCCACAAAGATGCTGCCTGCCTCATGTACACGTGTCCTTGTGAGATATTTCTACTTATTACCTAGCCTGCAAGTTTCTGGGCATCATTTATATACCATATACACAAATTAAGCAGTCTCTTCTTGACTTTAGAATACCCCAGACAAGACATCAGCCATCTCTGTTACATTTATAAATTGCTCTTCAAATAATTTTGCTTTAGAGAGATATGTCCCgagatacaaaaaaattaaacaaaatatgaaattgaGGGGCTTTTTGGTCGACATACTCCCTTTTTATATATCAGCTAAAACTTAAATGTAACACACATTGGGATGTGTCTGAGCATCTAAAGAATATGTTGGTATTGCTAATGTCTTTGAGATACTGGTTCTGCTTTTGTTTGTATCACAAGGAcattagaaggaaaaataattctttgAGTTCTGAGCAAACCAGAGAGAAGTGATTAATGGTggcaggaactctgctcaacatggGTTTGAGTCTGGATTTAAATCATAGTGTGGTGACTGTCACAGTGCCTGTGACGGTTGTTTAGCATCCTAATGTGTGAGTCAGTCCACTGTGTTTGGTGAGCATGTGCTTGTAGGTGGGCTGGCCAGTCTTGCCCTGTTGGATTAGGTCACAGTGGGTTTGAGTCGGGGCCTCTTCAAAATAccataaaaagaaaagccaaccTTCTCTTTCTTAGCCATGCACCTGTCAGACTGCTGATTATCTTAACCCACTAAATGTGGTGCTTTCTTTGAATGACTTAATTTTCCAACTTGTGTAATTTGTAATAAGTCTACCactataaataaatctttttcctgatcttttcATGCAGAtgctctatttttcttcttatatatcATTAATGACATTTCTTTTAGAGTCCTTAAACTGTTCTGGAGGACCATATGACAGACACTAATTACAACCAGTGACTATAATTTGATTTCATAAAGCCAACACAATCatgtcatcaaaaagaaaaagttttgaaaGATATTCTTGACTATCAGTAAGGTGAATATTCTTAGCACTCAGAAAGTGTGATTTTTGTTAGAGGTATGCTAACAAACTCCCAGTAAGATGTTGTCTTTCTGAATGTAACAGTACTATCTTAGGAGTAAAAAAAATTACTGGCTTTACTATAATCGAACACATAAACTAACAGTTGATATTCATAATGAACACCATTCACTTTATCTCTTATTAACAAAAGAAGCAGTTCTTTATATAGTTGTTTGAACTAATCATGAAGTAAGTAAAGTTTCTGAGAGCATACAAACAATAGATTTTAAAtcaaaaatgtttattgtaaaaaagaaccttgaaaactgttttttttttaaagaaatgtaaatttcacAAGTCTTCAGGTTGTTTATAGGCATTGGCTATAgacaacttttcactttcatacaaaaCTCATtcaatcatataaaaataaacacaaatttacATGGACTCATCAACTATACAGTTAACTAAAAAGACAGCTAGAAGGGGTGCAGTTGTGGATTGCATTTGTTGTATGCATTTAAAGTTGTTTAAGTACATCACAGAGTTTCTAAAAATCCTTTGTTGCACTTATTCCCATCTTTAGTTGATTttagaaaatcattaaaaatcttttaaaacataagacATGGAGCATGCACCAGGAATGTTCAAAATAGTCTTTCCCGACTCCCGAAGGCACATACTATTTAttagccaaaaaaagaagaaaaaaacacttttaatacattctcttgtgttttttcttcttgttctttctctctttccttctccctctctccctcaaaaacaaagtttaaagtaCGACAGGTAACAAAGCAGGCTTCAGTTCAAGGATGGTGACCAGACATGACACATGTAATAAAGTGAACTTGGAATACTTTATAAGGCACCTGAGATAGTGTCTGGCAGATTCTTGTCCTATAGGAAAATCTATTACAAATCCCGTACAAGGAAACACTGTTCTTTTCAGTTGAAATGCTTTGGCAGCAATGTAAATCTTTGCATTCTTTCTTAGTAAGAAAAGATGCAATGTGCTTTTTGCTTCATCATAGAAGAGCAAGATTCTTGTCTTTTATCCTCTCCATCTAACGGTCAGTAAATATACGGTCATTTTAAACTTCACATGGAAAGGATTAATCTGATGCACATGGAATCCCCTGCCCtggcagctgtgtgtgtgtgtgtgtgtgtgtgtgtgtgtctatacataTTATTTGAGTTTGTCAGCACAAGACAAAATGCCTTTGGACTTTTACTTGTCGCTCAGAGGCGGAGTGACAAGTAAAATGCGTGACAAGTGAACAAGAAAGGCGTCTGCCCGAGTAAACAGGGGCTGTGACACTAGTGCGCCGCACAGCAGCCAGACTCCTCATGCTTGTGCAGGAGGGACATCCGCGAGAAGGTTTTGGAGCAACTCTTGCACTGGTATTTCTTGACGTCCGAGTGCGTCTGCAGGTGAGCCCTCAGATTGGACCTGTCTGCGAAGGCCCTGCTGCAGTGAGAGCAGGAAAAAGGCTTCTCccctgggggggtggggcggggtggggagaaagaaagatggtCAGTGTTTTCAGAGGAAATGCAAATCCAGAAGAGGCTTACAAGCAATCTTCACACTTTGCCAAAAGCATGAGAAGGAGCAAAACTTGATTCAAATCCCCCTTAATCGATATTTGTTTCAATGTCTGGCCCTTTAAGACAAATGTGAAagttgcacttaaaaaaaaacaaataaaaaaaataaaaaaaatatataattcctGCTGCCAGTCCTGCAGAAATAATTCCTGTCGTGCTAGGACTTGGCTTGTTCAAGCTCTCTTCTTCGGCAGGTGCAGCTAACGGCCAGCTCCTCCCCAGGTTTCCCAACAGTTCCCCTTTTCCCTCCTTCTGTATTATGACTAAGCCTGGGTGAGTGCCCCCGCTCCTGGCAGGGTGATTTTGTGCTAGGaatagaaaactcagcagcaaaaacaaaacaaaagcaaacaacgGAAAGCAAATTCAGCCCTTGCTATCCAACTTGCTGTGGGTGAGAGACAGAACAGCAAGAATGTAACTAACAAAAACCCAAGAACCCAAAACTTCATCATCGGTCTGTCTGCCTAATCAGTTGATTGGGAGAACAACATCGGTATTTGCTAATCATTGGGAGACATTTCACAGAACAAACGGCCAAGCACATCTCTCCTGATTTGCTAACTGATCTTTGAGACCAAACCTCCTGAATCTAACTTTCCAAAGTCTAAATGCTGTTTGCAGTCTCGGGAGCAGAGGCTGTTAGCAAGCAGTGGAGCCCTTTCTGCTCTGAGGACTTTTTGAGTCGTCAGGAAGTAGCTAAAAACGAACATCCATCATCAGAAGTACTGTGTCACCACTTAAGGCAAATGGGACAGCCAGCCCAGAGCTTCCTTCTGCTGGAGGGTGACACCCTGACTGTGTTTCTCTTACCAGTGTGCGTTCTGATGTGTCCTTGCAGCAACCAGGGTCTGGAGAACGCCTTGCCGCAGATCTTGCAGACACAAGGTAAGGTGTGCGTCCGAATGTGCATCTTGAGGGCGCCCAGGCTCACGTATTCCTTGTCACAGTACTTACAGCTGAAGGATTTCCTGGACTGGGCGTCACAGTGCAGCTGCTTGTGTTTGCCCAGCCCCGAGAAGGTCGAATAGGTTTTATTGCATAAATTGCACTGAAACTTTTCAGCTTCGATAGCGTGGGGGTCTGATagcttggactgtagcctttccTCTTCGTCGCTAATGGGGCTCTCGGAGCCGCTGTGGTCCTTGGATGAGGTGTCGGACGGAGGAGGGGGACTCACGCGCCCCAAGGATGCGGGGTATCCGGACAGAGGGGAGAGGCCGGCGGGCAGCGGGGCGTGGAAGGGAGAGGCGGTGGTCCACACGGCGATGGGGCTGTAGGCTCCCGACCTGAGGACCTCCGGCTGAGGGATGACAGGCACCGGGTAGCCCTCGTAGAGACACGGGGAGATAATCACTGCGGAGACAGGAGAGAAGCGGGGCGTGAGACAGAGGGCACCGTGAAAGCGCAGGGAACAAGGAGACAGACTCCCAGGAGCAGGAAGGCGCTGGGAGGACATTACTTTTCCGCCGCCGCTGCTCGCGGTCACTGCGCTTAAGGCTCATTTCTGCACCACCCCCCACGCCCCGCACATGAGCAAGTGTGGGGGGCTGCCCGGCCCTGAGACCAGCAAGCGCAGGGGGAAACCTACCCACTTTCTAAAGATACAGAAAAGTTCTCTTCCATCTCATGCGTGGGCTGCTTGCTTGGCTCACGCCGGTAACTACAAGGATTGGCGTAAATCAAGCCGCTTTCTGGAGGAAAGGAGCCTTATTACATGAAAAAGGCAATAATTCAACGTTCACGCACTGCCTCACCCAGCCTCCACGTCCTCATTATGCAAGTATGTACACGCTGCGGAACGTGACGTCGCAAGAGCCCAGGGAAGTTCTCTTCGCCAGCTCAGAGTGTGGAAGTTTTGAATTAAACCCGAGCCCGAACGATCTGAGGAAGGACCGCTCTTTCGGGAGCAAACAGCCTGGGTGTCCAGCTCTTTCGTACTGAAGTCGAGAGGCGGCACACCCCTGTCGTTACCCATTTACAGACTGAGATGCGGACATCTGGCCCCCCcttacctgtgtgtgtgtccagctCGCTGTAGTTGGGCTTCTTGGAGGCGTTGAAATGCTTCTTGACCAGGAAGGAGCGCGGCATCCTggcggcggcgcggggcgcggggcgcggggcgctgGGCGCGGGGCGCGCGGTCCTACAGCATCTCTGCCCCGCAGGTGCGCGCGCGGCGCCGCCAGGTCGCGGGCTCCTCGCGGACTGAGCCCGCGGTGGCGGCGGGGAggcctttttttcctctctttcgcGAGAAGGGTCCAATCACAGCCGAGAGGTTCAGATTTCAGCTCCTCCCTCTGGGCCAGCTGTGAGCAGAGGAGGAATCTGTTGTCAGACTAAATTATTCTGGTTCAAAATGGGCTGTGCCCCGGCTTTCAGTGGAGAGGAAAAAAGTGCTTCAGTCTTTTCGGGAGAGGTCGTTTTCCTTCCTGAGCGCAGAGCCGGGCGTCTTTGCTCCGGGCGCGCTGGGTCCGCCGGCCGGGCCTGGCTTCCAGGTGCGGGCTCCGCGCCGGCTGGGGaggctgggctctgggctccTGGAGCCTCGCGGCTTCGGAGAGGTTTGGCGCGCACAGGAACGGAGCAATTCACTCCTGGCTTTTGAAAAAGGAAGGTAGCGGCGAAGACAAAGCCCCAGTGAGTGAGCCGCGGGCCTGCAAGGGGGCAGCCCGGGCCGAGACCCGCCCGCTTCGCGCGCTGGGGATGCGCTTCGTGTCCCggcggctgggggtgggggtggtgggggcgcTTCCTCGGGAAATAAAGCGGTCGTGTCACTTGTTAACGTCCGGGCTTGAAAGAAGCGCTTTGTGTCCCCCGAAGGACCCACTTCCAGGGAGAAGCGGGCCCCCCAGGATGAGAGGGAAGGATAAACTAAGGTCCCTGCCGTGGGAATCTGGAACGGGCTCTCCCAGAGGCCCCTGAGAAGCGCTTCTATCTTTTCATGCATcactaggtgtttttttttttttttttaatggaaaaaagcgTGAATGGGCCGTTAGGGACAGTAGTTTCAAACATTTATTTGCTTTATGTGGTGCTGGTTTTTCAGTAATAAAGTCACCGCATCATCTCTCTGCTACTCTCCTGTGTGCCGTTTTAAaagaaagggtaaaaaaaaaaaaaaaaaaggaaagagtgcCTCCTCTAGCGCTTGGTTAAGTTTCTAAACTAGCTGGGTAACTAGTAAAAACACCTTGATTTTGTGTACGATATTGAGTCTAAAAATACACTAGAGTGGCTCGTTGTAAAAATGACATTTCAACCATGTTTTCAAGCATCTCTCATCCTTTCCACCTTTTGCTTAAagattaaggaaagaaaaaatttgcaGTCAGACCACCCTACCCTTGATTCGAACAGGtgctgggagaaaagaaaaaaaaaaaaaaaaaaacaagtggaaaAATAACAGTTGAAGTCAAGACTTGCAAGAGGAAGGCGCATGTCTGGCACATAACTTCTTAATCTTGCGGTGAGGCGGCAGGGAGGGCGGGGCCCCGGCTGCCTGGGCTATTGTGGAGGATCCCTGTACCTTCCTTCCAAGAGTCACTGGTTCAAGCACCAGAGAAAGGAATTTAGATGAACCTTTATGTTGAAAGAAGCAGTTTTCCTGGGTGCCAGGAAAGTAGGAATATGCATCAGAGTCCTCCACAAACCATGAACTGCAGGATAACCCAGAGCAACTTTCTGAACTTCTGTTTCatgagaggctacccactccatattcttgcctggagaattccatgcacagaggagcccggcaggctacaatccacaggtgggtttcaaagagttggactcgactgagcgactagcactttcattTCAGACTGGCTGGTTTAATGGGACAGGAGCCCTCCTCGCCCCTCCCAGCCCGTTTCCTGCAGGAGGCACTTTGTCAGGGACGCGACCCCCTTGAGAAAACCCAGATGCCAATGCGCTGACTTCCTCCTTCAGCTCCACCCAGAATCTGCTCAGCACAGTGAGGGGGCTGCAGGCATTCTGGTGTGTGTTTGTTGGTCGGTAATTACAGCACAGGGTGACCTGCTTAAGTGTGTATGTGAACAATCCGCTCTTAAGAGTTGAACAGTATTTCACTCCTCAAGGGATAGCCCTTGAATCTGGGTTACAGATGCCTCATCACGTGGACATCGGGCAGAGTCGGACGTGTTCCCGCGCCTGCCAGGCGGCGAGGGTGTCAGGAGCCTGTCTGAGGCGTGTTCTCGCACAGGTCTGCCAGGCCCGTGTGAGGTCCGCTTTGCTGCAGGAAGGGCCAGCCCCAGGTGAGTCAGGGCAGAGGCGCCCCGCTGAGACACCTCGGGGCTGGTGAAGATGGCAGATAGAGGAGACCATTGGGACACCTCCCCCCCTGCAAGAAGACCCACTGCAGGGATTCTGTTCAGACTTCTGGCAGTTCCTCTCCTGCGGGCCAGAAACTGGCCCAGTCACTGCCCAGGGCAGAGCCCTGCGTGGGGGCAAGGACCCCTGGCTTCCGTGTGTCACCGGGGCAGTCACTGCCCAGCACAGAGCCCTGCATGGAGGCATGGACCCCTGGTTTACATGTGTCACTGGGGCAGCACATTCCCAACCTGGGTCTTGTTCTGCGAGAAACCAGTCCTGGGCTGACGGCTCAGGTGGCCAGGAACAGTGAGGAAGGACACTTGTCCTGAGATGTTACTGACCCGCAGCCCAGCCAGGGAGCAGCTGGGGGCACAGGAGTGCCTCCCGACAAAGGACAAGGTGGGGACAGGCTCAGCCTGCTGTGGGGCAGAGAAGCGAGGGGAGGGGCGATGGTCCGAGGGCAGTGTCCAGGCTCCCTGGCCCCGACTCCCCAGAGAACCTCGGTTCTCCTGGAGGAAGTGGGGCTCTAACAATGCCCGCCCTGTGGCTGAGTCCCACTGGCAGGAGTGCCTCACCTTACCTGTGATCTGTGGGGAGGCCCACATCACCTGGTTCCTTACTCATCATGAAGTTTTATTAGGCAGGACCTGGGATGGCTTAGCAGGCAGGCTCTCCTTTGCTCTGTTTTCTGAAGAAGCTGATGGAGAAGACTTGTAGACAACTCTGTGACCTCGTGCGGGGCCAGCCCTTCCCCACAGCTTCGTTTGTCAGTGGGGTTTCTCCCAGACCCAGGCTTTTCAATGAAAGGCATATTCTTGCCTTGCCAACTTGGGGAATAAAGTAGATGCATGAAGTTTGGGAGTGCATCTCAGGTTTGTGTACTTTGCAGGAAGATTTGTGTGCAGGTAGGTCCTCAGGTATGGGAGCAGCAGTACAGATACTGAGCTAAGGAAATGGAGTGATTCCAGCTCCAGAAGAAGCCACAGCTCAGCCAAGGTGGAGAACCAGCTCCTGAGACCAATGGCGTCTTTTCCGACTTCAGTTTGGGCCATTACCGTGGTGTGGGCGGGGGCGGGATTACCTCTGTTGAAAGACATGCAGTCACGGAATGTCGCTGGTTTGACTGTGATATCCAGAGAATGTTAGAGCGTGCAGCTGACTTCTTAACTATTTGGACAGTAACAAAGTGGTCATGACTCTGAACTTTGAATGACAAACGTGTGAGCGGCCTCATGGTgttgtgtgtgtctctgtttgTACACGGATGTACACGTATGTGTTGTTCTAGCTCATGATGGAACTCAGCTTTGGGTAAAGTCAACCAGCCCCTGAAAGAGAAGTAAATGTTTCCTTGGGTTCCTGGGTTTCTCTGTCTGTAAATTATGTTCGGTactcttcctttatttcttttatgatgaTCTGGGGACAAATATTTCCCAAGGCAGAAGGGAGACAATCAGAGTGCGTGTCGGGTTCTGCTAAGATGTTCTGAGCTTCGTGACAAGGAGGGTCCCTGTCCTCCAGGGATGTGGCTGGAACTCAGGTACACACGTGTGTCTGCTCAGGGATGTCAGCGTGAGGgacgcacacacgtgtgtgtgctccAGGGAGAACCGGGGTAAGGCTCCGTGGGGGAGCAGGCTGTCTGTGTCCTGTGTGGCGTGTGGGTGTTTGTCCTTCCTGGGTGTGCGGGGCTCCACTGGCCAGTCTCCCTGCCACAGCTTCTGTGTGTGTCCATCTGGCTCTGATGTTGTGGTCAGGAGACACCACAAATGCTATACATCTGACACCAAACAGAAAATCTTGCTGAGCGTGGGGACAGCATTGAGATGCGTTTAATGTTGAATCCCTTGGATTCTGAACCTCATTCCCGGCTATGGTTTTCGAGTCCCTCTTGCCTGGGGCGGCTGCCCCGCGGTTACTGTGTCATTCAAGGTCAAAGACACGTGGGCCCCACGATGTCCTGTCTGTACTTGCGGACTCTGCAGTTAGAGGAACAGGAAAGACTGCAGAGAGAGGGTGTTTGTCCTCTGCGCTGCGGTTCCGGGATCTGTGGGCGCACAGCGATCCCTGCTGGTGGGCTCTGGAAGGCACCTGTTTTCCTTTCCAGAGTCTTATCAAGACCTGTCACCTCCCGATGGTGGACGAACAATCTGCACACCCAGGACAGGAACTTGACCTTATTTTGTAGTTGCCCCAATTTCAGGAGACTGTTATTTAAACCCTGACTTTTTTTTGCTCTGTTCTTAATTAACGATGGCTTACTTGGTTTGTGGAAACACAAGTGGTGTTTACAGATGTGCTATGTCCCTTATATGATGGTGAGCAGGGTGACTGTGGTTGATCTGGGCTGTCAAGAGGAAACCTTGTATTGGAACTGGGAACTGAGTGTGGGAGGGGCTGGAGCACGGGCACTGGGGGTCCTCCTAGGCAGGGCTGCCCCTTGGCCCTTGGTCAAGAAGGTGAGGTGTGGCCCTGCCCAGGTGTGGACTTTCTCAGCGTCACTGGGATTAGATCTGACATTTCTGGTCTCCAAATAAGGCGCCCACAGGGGTCTCCACGGTGCTGGGAGCCAGGCCACCTTATGCTGGGTTGTGATTCATCAGCCTCTGCAGACCCTCCTCCAAAGCCTTTAAAGGCATCACAATAGAAAGAATGATCCTCAACTTCAGAACTCCTGTGCATTTAGCATCctgtcctcctctgtcctccccagcCCAGGAGGGGTTCAGCCTAATGCCTCCGTGAGGATGCCACCTGCGTGGTTAATTTCAGttacctcctctcctcctgcacaTCAAATGTCCAGCGCTACACAGAGATTGCAGGTGCCACTGAGATGGCAATCGTGCCTCCACCCAGGAGGGACCCTCACTTGtggaaggagaggacagagggacTTAGGTTCCGAGTGTGAAGGAAGACTCGGACCCCACACACCCCAGCGGAACAGCCTCTGTGTAAGCGGGAGCTTACAGGACAAGGAGCACAGCTCAGTCTGGTCTTCCCAGACCCCAGTTTCTGGTTTGCTCTTTATGATCACTGGCAGGGAGACTCCCCTGGACACTGAGCTGTGTTGGGGGGGCACTTGAAACAGGCTGGTCCGGCTCATGAGTAGGTGATACTCACGGGTATCCTCACGTGTGAGGATGGGGCTGTCTCCAAGATGGGGACTTAGTCCCTCGGCCCTGACACCTGCCAAAGCACCAGACAAACCTGTGTTCTCATGGGACTGGCCACGTGGCTGGTGGCAGGTCCTCCTGTGGGCAGGCCCCCCAGTCCCTCCTGTGGGCACCTACAACCGTGCTGACCCTCTGGTACAACACAAACATCCCACAGTTCTTAAGAAGATGATTATGGATATTTGTCCAGTTACACTAAGGAAGAGACAGGAAACAGGTTCCTGGTAGCCTTTAAACACGTAGGCTGAGGCCAGGTCCCTGATTCTGGAGGGCTCAGAGTCGGCTGTCCCCATTGTCTCCACGACATGGATCAAAGCCATGCTGTGTCAGTAGGGAGACTCCGTGCTGGCGAGTGTCACCCCTGAGCCCCAGGGAGGCCCCAACTTGACACTATGACGTTGAAAGTCAACATGAGTGATGCCCCAGGATTAAGCAACGGAGGAAAGTGGGTAGGTGCCCTGTGAGGAAGGCTCCCCAAATGCAGGC
Above is a genomic segment from Odocoileus virginianus isolate 20LAN1187 ecotype Illinois chromosome 15, Ovbor_1.2, whole genome shotgun sequence containing:
- the SNAI2 gene encoding zinc finger protein SNAI2, with translation MPRSFLVKKHFNASKKPNYSELDTHTVIISPCLYEGYPVPVIPQPEVLRSGAYSPIAVWTTASPFHAPLPAGLSPLSGYPASLGRVSPPPPSDTSSKDHSGSESPISDEEERLQSKLSDPHAIEAEKFQCNLCNKTYSTFSGLGKHKQLHCDAQSRKSFSCKYCDKEYVSLGALKMHIRTHTLPCVCKICGKAFSRPWLLQGHIRTHTGEKPFSCSHCSRAFADRSNLRAHLQTHSDVKKYQCKSCSKTFSRMSLLHKHEESGCCAAH